A region of Paractinoplanes abujensis DNA encodes the following proteins:
- a CDS encoding TetR/AcrR family transcriptional regulator, with product MARPAQDRTEVILAAARAQFREAGVDRATVDEIAARAGVGKGTVFLYWPSKTRLHEAVVGLEVARTLASLATGLRRDELRLSLGAIARHEITAGLDHPSTAPLLANQLTSAPALAVAPRRALRRIVDVMRSYDLVRDLDTDDVIAGMEVAMTGALVRALGEPPERPTILTALEHLVSSAYDRLDGPVESVAAAVPEVLEALEDAVDALVAAAAPDRPTTARLRPYERPPAEAPTGARH from the coding sequence GTGGCGCGTCCGGCACAGGACCGAACCGAGGTCATTCTGGCCGCGGCCCGGGCGCAGTTCCGCGAAGCCGGCGTCGACCGGGCCACTGTGGACGAGATCGCGGCCCGCGCCGGTGTGGGCAAGGGGACAGTTTTCCTCTACTGGCCGTCAAAAACGCGGCTGCACGAGGCGGTCGTCGGCCTCGAGGTGGCCCGGACGCTGGCCTCACTGGCCACGGGCCTGCGGCGCGACGAACTGCGCCTGAGTCTGGGCGCCATCGCCCGGCACGAGATCACCGCCGGCCTCGACCACCCGTCGACGGCGCCGTTACTGGCGAACCAGCTGACGTCCGCCCCCGCGCTGGCCGTCGCCCCGAGGCGTGCGCTCCGCCGCATCGTCGACGTCATGCGGTCGTACGACCTCGTCCGGGACCTCGACACCGACGACGTCATCGCGGGCATGGAAGTGGCCATGACGGGCGCCCTGGTGCGGGCGCTCGGCGAGCCGCCGGAGCGGCCGACGATCCTGACGGCGCTCGAACACCTCGTGTCCTCGGCCTACGACCGGCTCGACGGACCCGTCGAGAGTGTCGCGGCCGCGGTGCCCGAGGTGCTCGAGGCCCTGGAGGACGCCGTCGACGCCCTCGTCGCCGCCGCCGCGCCCGACCGGCCCACCACGGCCCGGCTGCGGCCGTACGAACGCCCACCGGCCGAGGCCCCCACCGGAGCCAGGCATTGA
- a CDS encoding nuclear transport factor 2 family protein, translating into MTEASPLTLDRYLAATDRAVADKAALDDLLGLFAPDAVVQIDDTPVQGAAAIREFYQGFVAFHTATKHYWNTTVLPDGRQRVEWVCAARTIDGAVITVAGIEHAVIGPDGRIVELRNTFTRRPG; encoded by the coding sequence ATGACTGAGGCTTCGCCTCTGACGCTCGACCGCTACCTCGCCGCCACCGACCGCGCGGTCGCCGACAAGGCGGCCCTGGACGACCTGCTCGGCCTGTTCGCTCCGGATGCCGTGGTGCAGATCGACGACACCCCGGTCCAGGGCGCGGCGGCCATCCGTGAGTTCTATCAGGGGTTCGTCGCTTTCCACACCGCGACCAAGCACTACTGGAACACCACGGTGCTGCCGGACGGCCGCCAACGGGTGGAGTGGGTGTGCGCGGCCCGCACGATCGACGGCGCGGTCATCACCGTCGCCGGCATCGAGCACGCGGTCATCGGGCCGGACGGGCGCATCGTCGAACTGCGCAACACCTTCACCCGCCGGCCCGGTTGA
- a CDS encoding low temperature requirement protein A, giving the protein MMAAPHSRYRLVPMRPRNPHEPGRSASNLELFFDLVFVVAVSIASVQLHHELTEGHIFEGVLTYAFVFFGIWWAWVNFTWFATSFDTGDWLYRLMTIVQMGGVLVLASGIEPVFSDHDFALVVLSYVLMRFALVGQWLRAARAASDTRRSALTYATGVTLVQILWLTSLLLPADALPVVFLILVAAELTVPVVAERRGGTPWHPHHLAERHGLFALILLGESLLASANAIIEALREADSLGPLIMISALTLIVTAGLWWIYFWAPHHHTIDGFSKTFLYGYGHYFIFAAAGAFSAGIEVEIDVLTGHSELHPPGASFAYTVPIAVFMLGVWLLVIRPVANGVINAVVPAGALLVLIDPIIPVPTALTAVFLIAVVVVLVWQEPKVEPAAGSGDRDRHADGGIAAP; this is encoded by the coding sequence ATGATGGCAGCACCCCACAGTCGTTACCGGCTCGTGCCGATGCGGCCGCGCAACCCCCACGAGCCCGGCCGAAGCGCGTCCAATCTTGAGCTGTTCTTCGACCTGGTGTTCGTCGTCGCCGTCAGTATCGCCTCGGTTCAGCTCCACCATGAGCTGACCGAGGGGCACATCTTCGAGGGCGTCCTCACGTACGCCTTCGTGTTTTTCGGCATCTGGTGGGCCTGGGTGAACTTCACCTGGTTCGCCACCTCGTTCGACACCGGCGACTGGCTCTACCGGCTGATGACCATCGTCCAGATGGGCGGCGTCCTCGTCCTCGCCTCCGGCATCGAACCCGTCTTTTCCGACCACGACTTCGCCCTCGTCGTCCTGTCGTACGTGCTCATGCGGTTCGCGCTGGTCGGGCAGTGGCTCCGCGCTGCGCGGGCGGCTTCGGACACGCGCCGCTCCGCCCTCACCTATGCGACCGGCGTCACCCTGGTGCAGATCCTCTGGCTGACCAGTCTGCTGCTTCCTGCCGACGCCCTGCCCGTAGTGTTCCTGATCCTGGTGGCGGCCGAGCTCACCGTGCCCGTGGTGGCCGAGCGCCGCGGCGGGACTCCGTGGCACCCGCACCACCTGGCCGAGCGGCACGGGCTCTTCGCCCTCATTCTGCTGGGTGAGAGCCTGCTCGCTTCGGCGAACGCCATCATCGAGGCGCTTCGCGAGGCGGATTCTCTCGGCCCGCTCATCATGATCTCGGCGCTCACCCTGATCGTCACCGCGGGGCTGTGGTGGATCTACTTCTGGGCCCCGCATCACCACACCATCGACGGGTTCTCCAAGACCTTCTTGTACGGCTACGGCCACTACTTCATCTTCGCCGCGGCCGGCGCCTTCTCGGCCGGAATCGAAGTGGAGATCGACGTCCTCACCGGTCACAGCGAATTGCACCCGCCAGGCGCGTCCTTCGCCTACACCGTCCCGATTGCCGTCTTCATGCTCGGCGTCTGGCTGCTCGTGATCCGCCCCGTGGCCAACGGCGTCATCAACGCGGTTGTTCCGGCGGGGGCCCTCCTCGTCCTCATCGACCCGATCATCCCCGTTCCGACCGCACTGACGGCCGTCTTCCTGATCGCCGTGGTCGTCGTGCTCGTCTGGCAGGAACCGAAAGTCGAGCCAGCGGCCGGCTCGGGCGACCGCGACCGGCATGCCGACGGCGGCATCGCCGCGCCCTGA
- a CDS encoding class I SAM-dependent methyltransferase produces the protein MGGDAHRRRQLARQISPSSLGQPDYNEAARGWDRLEFLIRPVAEAIVERLPDPAPGAFVLDLGCGTGEPGLTVRTRHPAVRLLGVDRADLMVEIARAKARSLGFDNTTFETRLMSDTAVASASVDLLVSRFAFLMLDHQTLDLSLAEATRVLRPGAAYSFAVWDRSELNTLITLFRSVLSGFPGGESLPDPSAINYLADPGHRADLLLRAGVTTVEEAPLSWDTRIPDRDSLVDVLEHTPFGAFFTSLEPAGRAEAVSRIIERAGTYREPDGGYRFPTTCRLFWGRR, from the coding sequence ATGGGCGGTGATGCTCATCGCCGGCGGCAACTCGCCCGGCAGATCTCGCCCTCCAGCCTCGGCCAACCCGACTACAACGAGGCCGCCCGGGGTTGGGACCGGCTCGAGTTCCTCATCCGGCCGGTCGCCGAAGCGATTGTGGAACGATTGCCCGACCCGGCGCCGGGTGCGTTCGTCCTCGACCTGGGGTGCGGTACCGGCGAGCCGGGGTTGACGGTCAGGACGCGTCACCCGGCGGTCCGGTTGCTGGGCGTCGACCGGGCGGACCTGATGGTCGAGATCGCCCGGGCCAAGGCCCGCAGCCTCGGCTTCGACAACACGACGTTCGAGACCAGGCTGATGAGTGACACGGCCGTCGCGTCGGCGTCGGTCGACCTGCTCGTCTCCCGTTTTGCCTTCCTGATGCTGGATCATCAGACCCTCGACCTGTCGTTGGCCGAGGCGACCCGGGTGTTGCGGCCCGGCGCCGCCTACTCGTTCGCGGTGTGGGACCGAAGCGAGCTGAACACCCTGATCACGTTGTTCCGATCGGTCCTGAGCGGTTTTCCCGGGGGTGAGTCGCTCCCTGACCCGTCGGCGATCAACTACCTGGCGGATCCGGGACATCGAGCTGACCTTCTGCTGCGCGCCGGCGTCACCACTGTCGAGGAGGCCCCGCTCAGCTGGGACACCCGCATCCCGGACCGGGACTCACTCGTCGACGTGCTCGAGCACACTCCTTTCGGCGCCTTCTTCACGTCGCTGGAGCCCGCCGGCCGAGCGGAGGCCGTGTCCCGCATCATCGAGAGGGCTGGCACCTACCGGGAGCCGGACGGCGGCTACCGGTTCCCGACGACCTGCCGTCTGTTCTGGGGCCGCCGGTGA
- a CDS encoding epoxide hydrolase family protein, producing MIESYPVHIPEDDLVDLTRRLDRVRLPELETDPSQGVSLDRLRTLLEAWRGHDWRKLEERFNTIGHHRAHIDGLDIAFWHVRSPEPSAVPLLLTHGWPGSVLEFEDLIGPLTDPVAHGGSAEDAFHVVIPSLPGYGFSGRPAETGWGLARTARAWATLMTELGYSRFAAHGGDWGAFVTIELATQVPERLVGLHLTMPVASPLPEDRQSADPKEQAMIAQRDQFLFVDGTHSIVLGAKPQTIGYSLLDSPAGLAAWLGERLTAFADDDGVPLQRQVDNIALYWFTRTGASSSRWYWEARRDTPLGAEAENARPIEVPTACSLFPGEPYPIARRWAERRFRKLISWNEMERGGHFPGWEQPAVLVTEIRNAFRHYGR from the coding sequence ATGATCGAGTCCTATCCCGTCCACATCCCCGAGGATGACTTGGTGGATCTGACCCGGCGCCTCGACCGGGTGAGGCTGCCGGAGCTCGAGACCGATCCCTCGCAAGGCGTCTCCCTGGACCGGTTGCGGACACTGCTCGAGGCCTGGCGCGGCCACGACTGGCGGAAGCTGGAAGAACGGTTCAACACGATCGGTCACCACCGGGCGCACATCGACGGACTGGACATCGCGTTCTGGCATGTGCGGTCGCCCGAGCCGTCGGCCGTACCGCTGCTGCTGACCCACGGCTGGCCCGGGTCCGTGCTGGAGTTCGAGGATCTGATCGGGCCGCTGACCGATCCGGTCGCGCACGGCGGCTCGGCCGAGGACGCCTTCCACGTGGTGATTCCGTCGCTGCCGGGGTACGGCTTCAGCGGCCGCCCCGCTGAAACCGGCTGGGGATTGGCCCGGACCGCGCGGGCCTGGGCCACGCTGATGACGGAACTGGGCTACTCGCGGTTCGCCGCGCACGGCGGCGACTGGGGCGCTTTCGTCACCATCGAGCTCGCCACCCAGGTGCCCGAGCGTCTGGTCGGCCTGCACCTGACAATGCCCGTCGCGTCCCCCCTTCCCGAGGATCGCCAGAGCGCCGACCCCAAGGAGCAGGCGATGATCGCCCAGCGCGATCAGTTCCTGTTCGTGGACGGCACCCACTCGATCGTTCTCGGTGCCAAACCGCAGACGATCGGCTATTCGCTGCTGGACTCGCCGGCCGGGCTGGCCGCGTGGCTGGGTGAGAGGTTGACCGCGTTCGCGGACGACGACGGGGTGCCGCTGCAACGGCAGGTGGACAACATCGCGCTGTACTGGTTCACCCGTACCGGAGCTTCCAGTTCTCGGTGGTACTGGGAGGCCCGCCGCGACACACCGCTGGGCGCGGAGGCGGAGAACGCCCGCCCGATCGAGGTTCCCACGGCGTGTTCGCTGTTCCCCGGCGAGCCGTACCCGATCGCCCGGCGATGGGCCGAGCGCCGGTTCCGCAAACTGATCAGCTGGAACGAGATGGAGCGGGGCGGCCACTTCCCGGGCTGGGAGCAGCCCGCGGTGCTGGTCACGGAGATCAGAAACGCGTTCCGGCACTATGGGCGGTGA
- a CDS encoding hybrid sensor histidine kinase/response regulator, which translates to MTPVVDYQRLFDALPSPYLIMTADFTIVTINDAYAAATMIDRESVVGRPMFEVFPDNPDDPEADGVRNLRRSLQTVVDTGKPDALALQRYDVRAPDGTFVPRYWSPVNTPLPAEDGTVAYIVHRVQDVTDLVELRRAGREHQQAADALRTRVDQMEADLFTRGRELQDSNRQLQQVNAELAATSAALRAQQQAKDQFIATLSHELRNPLASARAALDVLGLDIPDHPARAVLDRQLTALTRMTDDLLDAARVVTGRLHASRHPLDLRLLVAATVRDAHAIRAAGVENEQEIRLIQPDTAVVVDGDPVRLAQMLTNLLDNAHKHTPAGTPVTVEVSTADGHARIDVHDAGAGFTPEVAATLFDPFVRAATAGHRASTGLGLGLAVVRGIAETHDGTATAHSDGPGAGATFTVRLPLTRGPVTGPRPAGPPARPPLRILFVDDNEDLAAMYERLFTERGDTVTVAATATAALTAARRTPYDLILCDLALGADNDGYTVARRLRRSRTHRHTRLIAVSGFSTDTDRARSRTAGFDAHLAKPLDPADLDRLLATWTHQWTRPLSTDEA; encoded by the coding sequence ATGACGCCGGTGGTCGACTATCAGCGGCTCTTCGACGCGCTGCCGTCGCCGTACCTGATCATGACGGCGGACTTCACCATCGTCACCATCAACGACGCTTACGCCGCCGCCACCATGATCGACCGGGAGTCGGTGGTCGGGCGGCCGATGTTCGAGGTGTTCCCCGACAACCCGGACGATCCGGAGGCCGACGGGGTCCGCAACCTGCGCCGATCCCTGCAGACCGTGGTCGACACCGGTAAACCTGATGCCCTCGCGTTGCAGCGCTACGACGTGCGCGCCCCGGACGGGACGTTCGTGCCACGCTACTGGAGCCCGGTCAACACCCCGCTGCCGGCCGAGGACGGCACCGTTGCCTACATCGTGCACCGGGTGCAGGACGTCACCGACCTCGTCGAACTGCGCCGCGCCGGCCGCGAACATCAGCAGGCCGCCGACGCGCTGCGCACCCGTGTCGACCAGATGGAAGCCGACCTGTTCACCCGCGGCCGCGAACTGCAGGACTCCAACCGGCAACTGCAGCAGGTCAACGCCGAACTCGCCGCCACCAGCGCCGCACTGCGGGCCCAGCAGCAGGCCAAGGACCAGTTCATCGCCACCCTCTCCCACGAACTGCGCAACCCGCTCGCCTCCGCCCGCGCCGCCCTCGACGTGCTCGGCCTGGACATTCCCGACCATCCGGCCCGGGCCGTCCTGGACCGGCAACTGACCGCGCTGACCCGCATGACCGACGACCTGCTCGACGCCGCCCGAGTCGTCACCGGCCGGCTGCACGCCAGCCGCCATCCACTCGACCTGCGCCTCCTGGTCGCCGCCACCGTCCGCGACGCCCACGCCATACGCGCCGCCGGCGTCGAGAACGAGCAAGAGATCCGGCTGATCCAGCCCGACACCGCCGTCGTCGTCGACGGCGACCCCGTCCGGCTCGCCCAGATGCTGACCAACCTGCTCGACAACGCCCACAAACACACCCCCGCCGGCACCCCCGTCACCGTCGAGGTCAGCACCGCCGACGGCCACGCTCGGATCGACGTCCACGACGCCGGAGCGGGCTTCACCCCCGAGGTAGCCGCGACCCTGTTCGACCCGTTCGTCCGCGCCGCCACCGCCGGCCACCGCGCCTCCACCGGGCTCGGGCTCGGACTGGCCGTCGTACGCGGCATCGCCGAAACCCACGACGGCACCGCCACCGCCCACAGCGACGGCCCCGGTGCCGGCGCCACCTTCACCGTCCGCCTGCCGCTGACCCGCGGCCCCGTCACCGGCCCGCGCCCGGCCGGCCCGCCGGCCCGGCCCCCGCTACGCATCCTCTTCGTCGACGACAACGAAGACCTCGCCGCCATGTACGAACGGCTGTTCACCGAACGCGGCGACACCGTCACCGTCGCCGCCACCGCCACCGCTGCGCTGACCGCCGCCCGCCGTACCCCCTACGACCTGATCCTGTGCGACCTCGCCCTCGGCGCGGACAACGACGGCTACACCGTCGCCCGCCGGCTACGCCGCAGCAGGACCCACCGCCACACCCGCCTGATCGCCGTCTCCGGCTTCAGCACCGACACCGATCGCGCCCGCAGCCGTACCGCCGGCTTCGACGCCCACCTGGCCAAACCCCTCGACCCGGCCGACCTCGACCGGCTGCTCGCCACCTGGACCCACCAGTGGACGCGTCCGCTGTCAACGGACGAGGCCTGA
- a CDS encoding response regulator: MATASSANPQQVGTDDARQLSARARRPVIGFVDDESDLVAMSADYLIRDGFSVVTAGDVRGADALLRAHPLDLLVLDLMLPDGSGLDLLRGVIAGRHLPVIILTGRAEEHERIVGLELGADDYVVKPFSLPELGARIRAVLRRAQSAGAETVHRVGTLTVDTRSRQAGVDGRAVDLTPLEFDLLATFAAAPRQVFTAGQLLAAVWGSTSGGRERSAVAEHVYRLRRKLTRAGVVRPRIVTVRGVGYRLDP, encoded by the coding sequence ATGGCCACGGCATCGTCGGCGAATCCACAGCAGGTCGGCACCGACGACGCTCGGCAGCTGTCAGCGCGGGCACGGCGTCCAGTGATCGGGTTTGTCGACGACGAGTCCGACCTGGTCGCGATGAGCGCCGACTACCTGATCCGGGACGGGTTCTCGGTGGTGACAGCCGGTGACGTCCGCGGTGCCGACGCGCTGCTGCGAGCGCATCCCCTCGATCTGCTGGTCCTCGATCTGATGCTGCCCGACGGCAGTGGGCTGGATCTGCTGCGCGGGGTGATCGCCGGCCGGCACCTACCGGTGATCATCCTGACCGGGCGGGCCGAGGAACACGAGCGGATCGTGGGCCTCGAGCTCGGCGCCGACGACTATGTCGTCAAACCGTTCTCCCTGCCCGAACTGGGGGCGCGTATCCGGGCGGTGCTGCGCCGGGCCCAGTCCGCCGGCGCCGAGACGGTGCACCGCGTCGGCACCCTGACCGTGGACACCCGGTCGCGGCAGGCCGGCGTCGACGGCCGGGCCGTCGACCTGACCCCGCTGGAGTTCGACCTGCTGGCCACATTCGCCGCGGCGCCCCGGCAAGTGTTCACGGCCGGTCAGCTGCTGGCCGCGGTGTGGGGCTCGACCTCCGGGGGGCGCGAGCGTTCCGCGGTCGCCGAGCACGTCTACCGGCTGCGCCGCAAACTCACCCGGGCCGGCGTCGTCCGGCCGCGGATCGTCACCGTCCGTGGCGTCGGCTACCGCCTCGACCCGTGA
- a CDS encoding chemotaxis protein CheB, producing the protein MTDVLRHMVRRDVVVIGGSAGAHAALRKLLARLPRDLPAAVLVVTHLGPESPSTLAQTLNKDCVLPITTATDGERALPGHVYVAVPDRHLIVVAEGVLRLTAGPRENRVRPAVDTLFRSAARWYGPRVTGVVLSGTLDDGAAGLSAITQHGGVALVQDPKDARFPGMPTAALTAVPTAVTAPAAELARLVGDMAGQPVDDIGAPQDGLIWETDMIAGSCTHGAVPGRPIGLGCPECGGGMYEIRTGQAVHYACHVGHSYSPQTFIAASDDGIEAALWTAISAMQEKATMLLTLAASAESTGRQQAGRSYRDEADRVRHDAEMIHKRLLTRRPSAGQRPQ; encoded by the coding sequence GTGACCGATGTGCTGCGCCACATGGTGCGACGCGATGTCGTGGTCATAGGTGGTTCTGCCGGTGCCCACGCGGCACTGCGCAAGCTGCTGGCGCGATTGCCGAGGGACCTTCCCGCGGCCGTACTGGTGGTCACTCACCTGGGGCCGGAAAGCCCCAGCACGCTCGCGCAGACACTGAACAAGGACTGCGTGTTGCCCATCACCACCGCGACCGACGGTGAGCGCGCGCTTCCCGGTCACGTCTATGTGGCGGTGCCCGATCGGCATCTGATTGTCGTCGCCGAGGGGGTGCTGCGGTTGACGGCCGGGCCGCGGGAAAACCGGGTACGACCAGCAGTGGACACACTGTTCCGCTCGGCAGCGCGATGGTACGGCCCGCGCGTGACCGGTGTCGTACTGTCCGGAACCCTGGACGACGGGGCGGCCGGCCTGTCAGCCATCACCCAGCACGGCGGCGTGGCACTGGTCCAGGACCCGAAGGACGCCCGGTTCCCGGGCATGCCGACCGCGGCGCTGACGGCAGTGCCGACCGCGGTCACCGCGCCGGCAGCCGAACTCGCCCGGCTGGTCGGTGACATGGCCGGGCAGCCGGTCGACGACATCGGAGCGCCGCAGGACGGCTTGATCTGGGAGACGGACATGATCGCCGGAAGCTGTACGCACGGTGCCGTGCCGGGCAGGCCGATCGGCCTGGGTTGCCCCGAGTGCGGTGGCGGCATGTACGAGATCCGCACCGGGCAAGCCGTGCACTATGCCTGTCATGTGGGCCATTCCTACTCCCCGCAGACATTCATCGCTGCCAGTGACGACGGCATCGAGGCAGCGTTGTGGACCGCGATCAGCGCCATGCAGGAGAAGGCCACGATGTTGCTGACCCTCGCCGCGAGCGCCGAGAGCACCGGGAGGCAACAGGCCGGCCGGTCCTATCGTGACGAGGCCGACCGGGTCCGCCACGACGCCGAGATGATCCACAAGCGCCTCCTCACCAGGCGGCCTTCGGCCGGGCAACGCCCGCAGTGA
- a CDS encoding chemotaxis protein CheB gives MEGHLTSRRNRHFDRRRVIAVVLSGQGNDAATGATAVHHFGGTVIATSTETSTAPAMPEATINRDSITDHVVPLGGVAELLLAMATVPVLEPATELT, from the coding sequence ATGGAAGGCCACTTGACCAGCCGGCGGAACCGTCACTTCGACCGCCGACGGGTCATCGCCGTCGTGCTCTCCGGCCAAGGCAACGACGCCGCCACCGGCGCCACCGCCGTCCACCACTTCGGCGGCACCGTCATCGCCACCAGCACCGAAACCTCCACCGCCCCGGCCATGCCCGAAGCCACCATCAACCGTGACTCCATCACCGACCATGTCGTCCCGCTCGGCGGAGTGGCCGAACTGCTGCTTGCCATGGCTACCGTCCCTGTCCTGGAGCCGGCGACCGAGCTGACGTGA
- a CDS encoding sensor histidine kinase: MTSAQQRSDGTAHSALIVGSDDELSTVLIPELRRSAGRYDEILLVVGQDTRMALAEHIGDGGGALRWGDPSGFYQRLGMAYEGFRRYLAQQHAAGRRVHVIAEPDLGGSSGSHTTRSIAYLAYEAVCNDTYAPYDATVTCIWHRRHHSADVLDGVGAAHQYLLSPAGRVPSPAYLDPERYLAERHVLPLPPVPDDVDHDITVTEVAGLSRLRAMLHPWADRHHFADEPADDLVVAAVEVAANGLRHGATPVRVRAWHRHDTLIVQCDDTAGRPIPAAAGYRRPSPAAATPGGRGLWLARQLADVVITDSEPGRTSVRLHFPYEIMHRPPAA, translated from the coding sequence ATGACGTCGGCACAGCAACGAAGCGACGGCACGGCCCATTCCGCACTCATTGTCGGCTCCGACGACGAGCTGTCCACCGTGCTGATACCGGAGCTGCGCCGCTCAGCCGGCCGCTACGACGAAATCCTGCTCGTGGTCGGCCAAGACACCCGCATGGCGCTGGCCGAGCACATCGGCGATGGCGGTGGTGCGCTGCGGTGGGGCGACCCGTCGGGTTTCTACCAGCGGCTCGGCATGGCCTATGAAGGCTTCCGCCGCTACCTGGCCCAGCAGCACGCCGCCGGTCGCCGGGTGCACGTGATCGCCGAGCCCGACCTGGGCGGGAGCAGCGGCTCGCACACGACCCGCTCGATCGCCTACCTGGCATACGAGGCGGTCTGCAACGACACCTACGCCCCTTATGACGCGACGGTCACCTGTATCTGGCATCGGCGGCATCATTCAGCAGATGTCCTCGACGGAGTCGGCGCCGCCCACCAGTACTTGCTGTCGCCCGCCGGCCGCGTGCCGTCCCCGGCCTACCTCGACCCTGAGCGCTACTTGGCCGAACGGCACGTTCTGCCGCTGCCGCCCGTACCGGACGATGTCGACCATGACATCACCGTGACCGAGGTCGCCGGCCTCAGCCGGCTACGTGCGATGCTGCACCCGTGGGCCGACCGGCACCACTTCGCCGACGAGCCCGCCGATGACCTGGTCGTAGCCGCCGTCGAAGTGGCCGCCAACGGCCTGCGTCACGGCGCCACCCCGGTCCGCGTGCGGGCCTGGCATCGCCACGACACCCTCATCGTCCAGTGCGACGACACCGCAGGCCGCCCGATCCCGGCCGCGGCCGGTTACCGCCGCCCCAGCCCGGCCGCCGCCACTCCGGGCGGTCGCGGGCTGTGGCTGGCCCGGCAACTCGCCGACGTCGTGATCACCGACTCCGAGCCGGGCCGCACCTCGGTGCGGCTGCATTTTCCGTACGAGATCATGCATCGGCCCCCGGCTGCATGA
- a CDS encoding PP2C family protein-serine/threonine phosphatase: protein MTADGRGVVTSAPVTGGLPQGVSEADASVAGVVILLVEDDLGDAVLVREYLADSDLDARLHDVGTLRQAEDFAGEPECILLDLHLPDGQGLDALRQVLLRWPQAAVVVLTGLNDAATGSAAVAAGAQDYLVKDQVDEAVLARTVRYAVQRKRVQTAERRLSDSRLQADENTRLQRGLLPTPLLSDPTVTVASRYLPGQQRSLLGGDFYDVVQTPDGTLHALIGDVCGNGPDEAALGVGLRYGWRTLTLAGLRKADRMRLLEQVLVAERPHDGMFATACTVGITPGRDEVILLSAGHPAPLIISAEGAHPAPITYGPGLGMAPGRARWRESRITVPAGAGLLLFTDGVIESFADDGTRLGEERFIEIAGHLAGIADPDEYVDALLADIQRVDAGRHSDDTAVLYLRWPTA from the coding sequence GTGACCGCTGACGGGCGTGGTGTCGTCACGTCAGCGCCGGTTACCGGTGGCTTGCCGCAGGGCGTTTCCGAGGCTGACGCGTCGGTCGCCGGGGTGGTGATCCTGCTGGTCGAGGACGACCTCGGCGACGCCGTCCTGGTACGCGAATACCTGGCCGACAGCGACCTCGACGCCCGCCTGCATGACGTCGGTACCCTGCGGCAGGCTGAGGACTTCGCCGGCGAGCCGGAGTGCATCCTGCTGGACCTGCATTTGCCTGACGGCCAGGGCCTGGACGCGCTACGGCAGGTGCTGTTGCGCTGGCCGCAGGCCGCTGTGGTGGTCTTGACCGGTCTGAACGACGCCGCGACCGGCTCGGCCGCTGTCGCCGCGGGCGCCCAGGACTACCTGGTCAAAGATCAGGTCGACGAGGCGGTGCTGGCCCGCACCGTCCGGTACGCGGTGCAGCGCAAACGCGTCCAGACCGCCGAACGCCGGCTCAGTGACAGCCGGCTGCAAGCCGACGAGAACACCCGGCTGCAGCGCGGCCTGCTCCCCACACCGCTGCTGAGCGACCCCACCGTGACCGTCGCCAGCCGCTACCTGCCCGGCCAGCAGCGATCACTGCTCGGCGGCGACTTCTACGACGTCGTGCAGACCCCCGACGGCACCTTGCACGCACTCATCGGTGACGTCTGCGGCAACGGGCCCGACGAAGCCGCGCTCGGCGTCGGACTCCGCTACGGCTGGCGCACCCTGACCCTGGCCGGTCTGCGCAAGGCCGACCGGATGCGGCTGCTCGAACAGGTGCTGGTCGCCGAACGGCCCCACGACGGCATGTTCGCCACCGCGTGCACCGTCGGCATCACGCCCGGCCGCGACGAGGTGATCCTGCTCAGCGCCGGACATCCCGCGCCGCTGATCATCAGCGCGGAGGGCGCCCACCCCGCCCCGATCACCTACGGTCCAGGTTTGGGGATGGCACCCGGGCGGGCCCGGTGGCGGGAGTCGCGGATCACCGTTCCGGCGGGAGCGGGCCTGCTGCTGTTCACCGACGGCGTCATCGAGAGCTTCGCCGACGACGGCACCCGGCTCGGCGAGGAACGCTTCATCGAGATCGCCGGCCACCTGGCCGGCATCGCAGACCCGGACGAGTACGTCGACGCCCTGCTCGCTGACATTCAACGCGTCGACGCCGGGCGGCACAGCGACGACACCGCCGTGCTCTACCTGCGCTGGCCCACCGCCTGA